The Vespula vulgaris chromosome 2, iyVesVulg1.1, whole genome shotgun sequence genome has a segment encoding these proteins:
- the LOC127061354 gene encoding dual oxidase isoform X3, producing MRAFKNGSLLMEPSRKFPVRNTMRAPLFNHAVPHVMRMLSPERLYLLGDPRTNQHPPLLSLGILFYRWHNVIASRVQREYPDMSDEEIFQKARRIVIGTLQNIILYEYLPTLLDEELPAYTGYKTDLHPGISHIFQSAAFRFGHTLIPPGIYRRDERCEFRKTNAGQAAIRLCSTWWDSNEILANSTIEELIMGMSSQIAEKEDNLLGTDIRNNLFGPMEFSRRDLGALNIMRGRDNGLPDYNTARKHFKLTPRKTWNEINPDLFNKNPSLLRTLVEIHSNNLNNVDVYVGGMLESSDGPGELFAAVIKEQFLRLRDSDRFWFENEESGIFTKSEIEDIRRVTLWDVITNATNISPDTIQKRVFLWEENDPCPQPFQLNSSVLEPCLPLQRYDYFEGSEFVYIYACVFLGFFPILCAGAAYGLVKLQNRRRRRLRILQEEIQRRSDNRICVDKMVVREWLHANHRRLVKVRFGPEAALHIVDRKGEKLRTFDFSGVNTITIEESQESESGHRKALVLLRIPRDYDLVLELDSLASRRKFIAKLEAFLSSHKKHCTLFQVNRDVMLAKAETKERRQKKLEQFFREAYALTFGLRPGERRRRSEDSDTGEVITAMRTSLSKSEFASALGMRPDAVFVKKMFNIVDKDGDGRISFQEFLDTVLLFSRGKTEDKLRIIFDMCDKDSNGVIDKEELSEMLRSLVEIARTTSLSDDHVTELIDGMFQDAGLERKNYLTYNDFKLMMKEYKGDFVAIGLDCKGAKQNFLDMSTNVARMTSFQIDQLPPEDSKNWARKQWDAISTFLEENRQNIFYLFVFYVITIALFVERFIHYSFMAEHTDLRHIMGVGIAITRGSAAALSFCYSLLLLTMSRNLLTKLKEFSIQQYIPLDSHIQFHKIAACTALFFSILHTVGHIVNFYHVSTQPIAHLRCLTNEISFPSDAKPTITFWLFQTVTGLTGILLFLVMTIIFVFAHPTIRQKAYKFFSLTHSLYVLFYALSLIHGLARLTGSPRFWIFFVGPAIIYALDKVVSLRTKYMALDIIETELLPSDVIKIKFYRPPNLKYLSGQWVRLSCTVFRSNEFHSFTLTSAPHENFLSCHIKAQGPWTWKLRNYFDPCNYNPEDEHPKIRIEGPFGGGNQDWYKFEVAVMVGGGIGVTPYASMLNDLVFGTSTNRYSGVACKKVYFLWICPSHKHFEWFIDVLRDVERKDVTDVLEIHIFITQFFHKFDLRTTMLYICENHFQRLSKKSIFTGLKAINHFGRPDMTSFLKFVQKKHSYVSKIGVFSCGPRPLTKSVMSACDEVNKGRRLPYFIHHFENFG from the exons ATGCGAGCATTCAAGAACGGAAGTCTCCTCATGGAACCGAGCAGAAAATTTCCCGTGAGAAACACCATGCGCGCTCCACTCTTCAATCATGCCGTTCCGCACGTTATGAGAATGCTCAGTCCAGAACGGCTTTATC TACTCGGAGATCCAAGAACCAATCAACATCCACCGTTACTCTCATTAGGGATCCTATTCTATCGTTGGCATAACGTTATAGCGAGCCGTGTACAACGAGAATATCCCGACATGTCCGACGAAGAAATCTTTCAGAAGGCACGACGTATAGTTATAGGAACACTACAG AACATCATTTTATACGAATACCTTCCCACGCTGTTGGACGAAGAATTGCCAGCGTATACCGGCTATAAAACTGATCTCCATCCAGGAATAAgtcatatttttcaaagtgCTGCTTTTCGTTTTGGACATACTCTTATACCGCCTGGTATATACAGACGTGACGAAAGATGCGAGTTTCGAAAGACTAACGCGGGTCAAGCCGCGATCAGACTCTGCTCTACTTGGTGGGATTCGAAC GAAATTTTAGCGAATAGTACGATAGAAGAATTAATCATGGGAATGAGTTCTCAAATAGCTGAGAAGGAGGACAATCTTCTCGGTACGGATATACGAAACAATCTATTCGGGCCAATGGAATTTTCACGCAGAGATCTCGGTGCTCTTAATATCATGCGTGGTCGCGATAATGGATTACCGGATTACAATACCGCGCGAAAACATTTCAAGTTAACGCCAAGGAAAACATGGAACGAGATTAATCCTGACTTATTCAACAAAAATCCATCTCTACTGCGTACTCTCGTTGAAATCCATTCGAACAATTTAAATAACGTTGATGTTTACGTCGGCGGTATGTTGGAATCCAGTGATGGACCCGGGGAACTTTTTGCTGCGGTTATTAAAGAGCAATTTTTACGCTTGAGGGACTCCGATCGCTTTTGGTTTGAAAATGAAGAGTCTGG aatttttacaaaaagcgAAATTGAAGATATACGCCGTGTGACATTGTGGGATGTGATCACAAACGCAACCAATATTTCGCCGGACACGATTCAAAAACGAGTATTCCTATGGGAGGAAAACGATCCGTGTCCTCAACCTTTCCAATTGAACTCATCCGTACTCGAGCCCTGTTTACCGTTGCAACGATACGACTACTTCGAA GGTAGCGAGTTCGTCTACATCTATGCCTGCGTTTTCCTCGGATTTTTCCCAATTTTATGCGCTGGAGCCGCTTATGGCTTAGTAAAACTACAGAACCGACGGAGACGTCGTTTACGTATACTTCAAGAAGAAATTCAAAGGAGAAGCGACAACCGAATTTGCGTCGACAAGATGGTCGTTCGCGAATGGCTGCACGCAAATCATCGTCGCTTGGTGAAAGTTCGTTTCGGTCCTGAAGCAGCTTTGCATATCGTCGATCGAAAGGGCGAGAAACTTCGTACGTTCGATTTTAGTGGCGTTAATACAATAACCATAGAAGAGTCTCag gaAAGCGAAAGCGGGCATAGAAAGGCGCTGGTATTGTTACGTATACCGCGTGATTACGACCTTGTCCTTGAACTCGATTCCTTGGCCTCGCGCAGAAAGTTCATTGCGAAATTGGAAGCGTTCCTGTCGTCCCACAAGAAACATTGCACGCTTTTCCAAGTTAACCGCGATGTTATGCTCGCAAAAGCGGAAACTAAAGAACGTCGACAAAAGAAACTCGAACAG TTTTTCCGAGAAGCTTACGCGCTGACATTTGGTCTACGACCTGGggaaagacgacgacgatccgAGGATAGCGATACAGGCGAGGTTATTACAGCGATGCGCACATCTCTGTCGAAAAGCGAATTTGCTAGTGCTCTTGGTATGCGTCCTGATGCAGTTTTCGTGAAGAAAATGTTCAATATCGTCGACAAAGACGGCGATGGTCGCATATCCTTCCAAGAATTTCTCGATACCGTGTTGCTCTTTTCTCGTGGCAAAACCGAGGACAAATTGCGTATTATTTTTGACATGTGCGATAAGGACAGCAACGGTGTTATCGATAAAGAGGAATTATCCGAGATGTTAAGATCGCTCGTTGAGATTGCACGTACTACCAGTCTTTCCGATGATCATGTCACCGAACTCATCGATGGAATGTTTCAA GACGCTGGtcttgaaagaaagaattatcttACTTACAATGATTTCAAGTTAATGATGAAGGAATACAAAGGCGATTTTGTTGCAATTGGATTGGATTGTAAAGGAgcgaaacaaaattttctggATATGTCGACGAACGTCGCTCGAATGACAAGCTTTCAGATCGATCAGCTGCCACCCGAAGATTCGAAGAATTGGGCCCGCAAACAATGGGACGCGATATCGacttttctcgaagaaaatagacaaaatatattttatcttttcgtgtTTTACGTTATCACTATAGCTCTCTTCGTCGAAAGGTTTATAC ACTATTCATTCATGGCTGAACATACGGATTTGAGACACATTATGGGTGTTGGTATTGCGATAACTCGGGGATCAGCAGCAGCTTTGTCATTTTGTTACAGTTTATTACTTCTCACGATGTCTCGTAATCTATTGACCAAATTGAAAGAATTCTCGATCCAACAGTATATTCCACTGGATTCGCACATACAATTTCACAAAATAGCCGCGTGCACggctctctttttttccattttacatACGGTCGGACACATCGTGAATTTTTATCACGTATCGACGCAACCGATAGCGCATCTCCGCTGCCTCACAAACGAGATCAGTTTTCCAAGCGATGCGAAGCCAACTATTACATTTTGGCTCTTTCAAACGGTGACAG gCTTAACCGGTATTCTACTTTTCCTCGTAATGAcgatcatttttgttttcgcACATCCTACGATACGCCAAAAGgcatataaattcttttcgttaACTCACAGcttgtatgtattattttatgcaTTATCCCTGATCCACGGTTTAGCCAGATTAACTGGTTCTCCAAGATTTTGGATTTTCTTTGTTGGTCCGGCGATCATCTATGCTTTGGACAAG GTCGTAAGCTTGAGAACGAAATACATGGCTCTTGATATCATTGAGACGGAATTGTTACCCTCCGatgtaataaagataaaattttacagaCCTCCGAATCTTAAGTATCTCTCAGGTCAATGGGTACGTCTCTCATGTACAGTCTTTAGATCGAACGAGTTCCACTCATTCACCCTCACTTCTGCGCCCCACGAGAACTTCCTTTCGTGTCATATCAAAGCCCAAGGTCCATGGACCTGGAAATTACGGAACTACTTTGATCCTTGTAACTATAATCCGGAAGACGAGCACCCTAAAATACGAATCGAGGGACCGTTTGGAGGTGGAAATCAAGACTGGTATAAATTCGAAGTGGCAGTTATGGTCGGTGGGGGAATTGGAGTTACCCCGTATGCTTCTATGCTGAATGATCTCGTCTTTGGTACTTCCACTAATAGATATTCCGGAGTTGCTTGTAAAAAG GTATACTTTCTTTGGATATGCCCATCGCACAAACACTTTGAGTGGTTTATCGATGTTCTCAGAGATGTCGAAAGGAAAGACGTAACCGACGTTCTCGagatacacatatttataactCAGTTCTTTCATAAATTCGACTTACGTACTACCATGCTT TATATTTGTGAgaatcattttcaaagattATCTAAGAAGAGTATATTCACTGGACTGAAAGCCATTAATCATTTTGGTCGACCAGATATGACCTCGTTTCTAAAGTTTGTTCAAAAGAAACATAGTTAC GTCAGTAAAATAGGAGTATTTAGTTGTGGACCACGGCCTTTAACTAAAAGCGTAATGTCTGCTTGCGACGAGGTGAACAAGGGCCGTAGACTACCATACTTTATCCATCATTTTGAAAACTTTGGCTAG